Proteins encoded within one genomic window of Dyadobacter chenhuakuii:
- a CDS encoding undecaprenyl-diphosphate phosphatase: MSIWQAIILAIVEGITEFLPVSSTGHMIIASSFMGISHLEFTKMFTVNIQFGAILSVLVLYWKRFFQTTDFYFKLFVAFLPAAVIGFLLNDFIDAMLENVVVVAVSLLVGGIILIFIDRIANDNTREREISYFDALKIGFFQCIAMIPGVSRSASTIIGGMLQGLSRKQAAEFSFFLAVPTMAAAGGYKLLKTYDTIQAEDIKVLLIGNAVAFVVAMLAIKFFISFLTKYGFKVFGYYRIILGLILLGLLASGYKLDVV, translated from the coding sequence ATGAGCATTTGGCAAGCCATTATTTTAGCAATTGTTGAAGGAATTACCGAATTTTTGCCCGTTTCCTCTACCGGCCATATGATCATCGCCTCTTCTTTCATGGGGATCAGTCATTTGGAATTCACTAAAATGTTCACGGTTAATATCCAGTTTGGTGCGATATTATCCGTTCTGGTGCTTTACTGGAAGCGATTTTTCCAGACCACAGATTTCTATTTCAAATTATTTGTAGCGTTTCTTCCGGCCGCTGTCATCGGGTTTTTGCTCAATGATTTTATTGATGCGATGCTGGAAAACGTTGTGGTGGTTGCCGTTTCACTGCTTGTAGGCGGTATCATTTTGATCTTCATCGACCGCATTGCCAACGATAACACCCGCGAAAGAGAGATTTCTTACTTTGATGCGCTTAAAATCGGTTTTTTTCAATGCATAGCTATGATTCCGGGCGTTTCGAGATCAGCTTCCACCATTATCGGCGGAATGTTGCAGGGGCTTTCGCGCAAGCAGGCAGCAGAATTCAGCTTCTTTCTGGCAGTGCCAACCATGGCAGCAGCAGGCGGCTATAAGTTGCTGAAAACCTACGACACCATTCAAGCGGAAGACATTAAAGTGCTTTTGATCGGGAATGCAGTTGCATTTGTGGTGGCTATGCTGGCCATCAAGTTCTTTATCAGCTTTTTGACCAAGTATGGTTTCAAAGTTTTCGGTTATTACCGCATCATTCTCGGGCTGATCCTTTTAGGGCTGCTTGCCTCAGGCTACAAGCTGGACGTTGTCTAA
- a CDS encoding DUF3098 domain-containing protein: MNNTKNKLPFSTSNYTTMLIGIALILAGFLIMTFDSTEFGFGFLGLTLGPLVTISGFIIEFWAILRKPRNS, encoded by the coding sequence ATGAACAACACAAAAAACAAACTTCCATTTTCGACATCGAACTACACGACGATGTTAATCGGCATTGCATTGATCCTTGCCGGATTCCTGATCATGACATTCGACAGCACGGAATTCGGTTTCGGCTTTCTGGGATTGACATTGGGCCCGCTGGTGACCATTAGCGGCTTTATCATCGAGTTTTGGGCGATTCTACGTAAACCTCGTAATTCATGA
- a CDS encoding cell division protein FtsX, producing the protein MPKKKKIGSYPNAMIVMSLTAALFLIGFCGLLVIQSKKLVSIIRENIEVRVFLNKEETQAGQDSILKVIQAKPFVLASSEVKPITFVSKEEAAKEFIEGTKEDFVTFLGENPLRDSYRVKIQEDYFEEAKLQAIKKELEKIKGVYEVVYQEDLADNINRNVTKIYVVLASFALIMLIIIVLLVNNTIRLAIYSQRFLIRSMQLVGATNGFIQRPYVMRGAIQGLIGGVLAGALLVGLQQLAVRNVEGLGMLQEYDKIIILVGTVLILGILIGIASTYQSLTRYLRMALDDLY; encoded by the coding sequence ATGCCTAAAAAAAAGAAGATTGGAAGTTACCCCAATGCAATGATTGTAATGAGCCTCACGGCTGCATTGTTCCTGATCGGTTTTTGCGGGCTGCTGGTGATCCAATCCAAAAAACTGGTTTCCATTATCCGTGAAAACATTGAGGTCCGCGTATTCCTGAATAAAGAAGAAACCCAGGCGGGCCAGGATTCCATATTAAAAGTAATTCAGGCGAAACCATTTGTCCTTGCGTCATCGGAAGTAAAGCCGATCACCTTTGTTTCCAAAGAAGAAGCTGCCAAAGAATTTATTGAAGGGACGAAGGAAGATTTTGTTACTTTCTTGGGCGAAAACCCTTTGCGTGACAGTTACCGTGTAAAAATCCAGGAAGATTATTTCGAAGAAGCCAAATTGCAGGCGATCAAGAAAGAGCTGGAAAAGATCAAAGGCGTTTACGAGGTCGTTTATCAGGAAGATCTGGCAGATAACATTAACCGTAACGTCACCAAAATTTACGTGGTCCTGGCCAGCTTTGCATTGATCATGCTGATTATCATCGTGTTGCTCGTCAACAACACCATCCGCCTTGCCATCTATTCCCAGCGTTTCCTGATCCGTAGTATGCAGCTTGTAGGAGCCACCAATGGCTTTATCCAGCGTCCTTACGTAATGCGTGGCGCCATTCAGGGACTGATCGGCGGCGTTCTGGCCGGTGCATTGCTGGTTGGTTTGCAACAGCTTGCAGTTCGGAATGTGGAAGGTTTGGGCATGTTGCAGGAGTATGACAAGATCATTATCCTGGTTGGAACAGTCCTTATTCTTGGCATTTTAATCGGCATAGCCAGCACTTACCAATCGCTTACGCGCTATCTGAGAATGGCCCTGGATGACCTTTACTGA
- a CDS encoding bifunctional nuclease family protein, protein MKKIKLEILGLSPSQSQAGSFALVLGEELGNRRLPIIIGVFEAQAIAVQIENIVPNRPMTHDLFRSFADGMNYTLKEIVISDLKEGIFYAKIVCTDNLREVEIDARPSDAIAIGLRFDIPIFTYEAILSEAGIVSSSLTEDEEDEEDGVKETLGTTGSSKDQLRDLTFDELQRMLDDALSKEDYEKAASIRDEMGRRN, encoded by the coding sequence GTGAAAAAAATCAAGTTAGAAATACTCGGGCTGTCTCCAAGCCAATCACAGGCAGGTTCCTTCGCACTGGTTCTGGGCGAAGAGCTGGGTAACCGTCGCCTGCCCATCATTATTGGTGTGTTCGAAGCACAGGCCATTGCCGTTCAGATAGAAAATATTGTCCCAAACCGTCCGATGACGCACGATCTCTTTAGATCGTTTGCGGATGGAATGAATTATACATTAAAAGAAATCGTCATCTCGGACCTGAAAGAAGGCATATTCTATGCCAAGATCGTCTGCACGGATAATCTTCGGGAAGTGGAAATCGATGCGCGTCCTTCCGACGCCATCGCCATCGGCTTACGGTTCGACATTCCTATTTTCACTTACGAGGCCATTCTTTCCGAAGCAGGCATCGTGTCGAGCTCATTAACAGAGGATGAAGAAGATGAGGAAGATGGTGTGAAAGAAACGTTGGGAACAACGGGATCATCCAAAGACCAGCTGCGTGACCTTACATTCGACGAGTTGCAGCGCATGCTCGACGATGCACTTTCCAAAGAGGATTACGAAAAAGCTGCCAGCATCCGCGACGAAATGGGCCGGAGAAACTAG
- a CDS encoding electron transfer flavoprotein subunit alpha/FixB family protein — protein sequence MSVLIYVELDNGSIKKTSLEAVAYGAKVAEKTGDKAVVLAIGKADASALEIAGNYGAVKVLHASDEKLSHENSLAYADALAQAAGQEGSKIIILSKSGLGDAMAARAAAKLKAGVVSGVTALPEINGSFKVTRGIFTGKAFATTELKSDVKILVIKKNVIEINEDDVAFANAVVETFSPQLRDADFKASVVNVEKANSELSLTEAQIIVSGGRGMKGPEHWQPLVDLAHALGAATGCSKPVSDLDWRPHHEHIGQTGIKVAPNLYIACGISGAIQHLAGVNGSKCIVVINKDPEAPFFKAADYGIVGDVFEILPKLTEAAKNL from the coding sequence ATGTCAGTCCTTATATATGTAGAACTGGACAATGGTTCTATCAAAAAAACGTCGCTGGAAGCAGTGGCTTACGGCGCAAAAGTGGCGGAGAAAACGGGTGATAAGGCGGTAGTGCTGGCCATTGGCAAAGCGGATGCGTCTGCACTGGAAATTGCTGGAAACTATGGCGCCGTCAAAGTCCTGCATGCCTCGGATGAAAAACTATCGCACGAAAACAGCCTTGCCTATGCGGATGCATTGGCGCAGGCGGCCGGGCAGGAAGGCAGCAAAATCATCATTCTTTCCAAATCCGGCTTAGGTGATGCCATGGCGGCCCGTGCTGCGGCCAAGTTGAAAGCGGGAGTCGTCTCCGGCGTTACAGCTTTGCCTGAGATTAATGGTTCATTTAAAGTAACACGCGGGATTTTTACCGGAAAAGCGTTTGCTACAACCGAATTGAAATCAGATGTAAAAATCCTTGTAATCAAGAAGAATGTCATCGAGATCAATGAGGATGATGTTGCTTTTGCCAATGCGGTTGTGGAAACATTCTCCCCGCAATTGCGTGATGCTGACTTCAAGGCGTCCGTTGTGAATGTTGAGAAAGCCAATTCTGAACTATCTCTTACCGAAGCGCAGATTATTGTTTCCGGCGGTCGCGGTATGAAGGGGCCTGAGCATTGGCAGCCGCTGGTTGATCTCGCTCATGCACTGGGTGCAGCAACGGGATGTTCAAAGCCCGTTTCGGACCTCGACTGGCGGCCGCATCATGAGCACATAGGCCAAACAGGGATTAAAGTTGCGCCGAACCTTTACATTGCCTGCGGGATTTCCGGTGCCATCCAGCATCTGGCCGGCGTGAACGGTTCCAAATGCATTGTGGTCATTAATAAGGATCCCGAAGCCCCGTTCTTCAAGGCAGCTGATTATGGAATCGTCGGCGATGTTTTCGAAATTCTGCCAAAACTGACAGAAGCTGCGAAAAATCTCTAA
- a CDS encoding electron transfer flavoprotein subunit beta/FixA family protein: protein MKILVCISNVPDTTAKITFTDNDTRLNKNGIQYIIGPYDDYALARGVELKEQSGGTLTVLHVGEADADPQIRKALAIGADDAIRVNADPLDSYFVAVQIADVAKQNNYDLILMGRESIDYNSGVVHGLVGEMLGIASYSPVMKLDIADGSATISREIDGGKEVLKAPLPLVLGCQEPIAEWKIPNMRGIMTARTKPLTVVEPVSVDEMTVPEKYFLPAPKGACKMIPASEAGTLIRLLQTEAKVL, encoded by the coding sequence ATGAAAATACTCGTTTGTATATCCAATGTGCCCGATACAACCGCTAAGATAACATTTACGGACAACGACACCAGACTTAATAAAAACGGGATCCAATACATTATCGGCCCGTACGACGATTACGCGCTGGCCAGGGGCGTTGAATTAAAAGAACAATCCGGAGGGACATTAACCGTGCTGCACGTAGGCGAAGCCGACGCCGACCCACAGATCCGCAAAGCACTCGCGATCGGCGCCGACGATGCGATCCGGGTGAATGCCGATCCCCTCGACTCCTACTTCGTGGCCGTTCAGATCGCCGATGTTGCTAAGCAAAACAACTATGACCTGATCCTGATGGGTCGCGAATCGATTGACTATAACAGTGGTGTAGTGCATGGCTTGGTGGGCGAAATGCTGGGAATCGCTTCCTACTCCCCTGTTATGAAACTGGACATTGCAGACGGTTCGGCTACGATAAGCCGCGAAATCGATGGAGGGAAAGAAGTCCTGAAAGCGCCTCTGCCCCTAGTTCTCGGCTGTCAGGAACCGATTGCAGAGTGGAAAATCCCGAATATGCGTGGCATTATGACGGCCCGTACCAAGCCGCTAACCGTGGTTGAACCTGTGTCCGTGGACGAGATGACCGTGCCGGAAAAATACTTCCTGCCTGCCCCGAAAGGTGCATGCAAAATGATCCCGGCCAGCGAAGCCGGAACATTGATCCGTCTTTTGCAGACAGAGGCAAAAGTGTTGTGA
- a CDS encoding tetratricopeptide repeat protein, with the protein MNTTLLNNLISFYEEDPADPFNVYALAIEYAKFDPAKAAHFFDILLNEHPDYLATYYHAGSFFADNEDVEKAEEIYRKGVALALLQKNTKAHQELVRAYNNFLDEMDD; encoded by the coding sequence ATGAACACCACTTTACTCAACAATCTGATCAGCTTTTATGAGGAGGATCCCGCCGATCCGTTCAATGTTTATGCCCTTGCCATCGAGTATGCCAAGTTTGATCCGGCGAAAGCTGCGCATTTCTTTGATATCCTTCTAAATGAGCATCCTGATTACCTGGCCACATACTATCACGCTGGTTCATTTTTTGCTGATAATGAAGATGTGGAAAAGGCTGAGGAAATTTATCGCAAAGGGGTGGCCCTGGCGCTTTTACAAAAAAATACCAAGGCACACCAGGAGCTTGTAAGGGCTTATAACAACTTTCTGGACGAAATGGACGACTAA
- a CDS encoding Gfo/Idh/MocA family protein yields MDRRNFIEKSALAGAALSSAALSSAAFSTLPLLSAISRAAPYRTALIGTGWWGTNILRCALQSGENKLVALCDVDDNQLKVCAAEMSKLTPDKPKIYKDYRELLAKEKPEVVIVATPDHWHALCCIAAIESGAHVYVEKPISHTIKEGRAMVNATRKHGKIVQVGTHRRVSPHNVSGMEFLKSGKAGKIGMARAFVHYGGGPGQKTPDSEPPQGLDWDFYCGPAQLQPYNKTMHPRGFRNYLNFANGTLGDWGIHWLDQVLWWSEQKYPKKIYSTGGRAIRQDSTDAPDHQVAVYDFDGFTLEWEHRNFAANNAEKTHPQQAVGVYFYGTEGTFHMGWLDGWTFYPTDPKKPIIHEDARLNKPDDQNIKELWANFIESIKTNKPPICEIEIGQRSTNVALLGMLSLKLGRSIVWDGEKETIEGDPEANKLLSREYRGEWKYPQA; encoded by the coding sequence ATGGATCGTAGAAACTTTATAGAGAAGTCGGCCCTTGCAGGTGCCGCACTTTCGAGTGCCGCACTATCCAGTGCTGCCTTTTCAACGCTGCCACTCCTAAGCGCCATTAGCCGCGCCGCGCCTTACCGCACGGCGCTGATCGGAACGGGATGGTGGGGAACCAATATCCTGCGCTGCGCGCTGCAATCGGGAGAAAACAAACTGGTTGCGCTTTGTGATGTGGATGATAACCAGCTCAAAGTCTGCGCTGCGGAAATGTCCAAGCTAACGCCGGACAAACCAAAAATATATAAGGATTACCGCGAACTGCTGGCGAAGGAAAAGCCGGAAGTGGTGATCGTTGCGACGCCGGATCACTGGCATGCGTTGTGCTGCATTGCAGCCATCGAGTCGGGTGCGCACGTGTATGTGGAGAAGCCCATTTCGCATACGATCAAGGAAGGACGGGCAATGGTGAATGCGACGCGTAAGCATGGGAAAATCGTCCAGGTAGGAACGCACAGGCGTGTTTCGCCTCACAATGTTTCCGGCATGGAGTTCCTGAAATCAGGTAAAGCAGGAAAAATAGGCATGGCGCGGGCATTTGTACATTATGGCGGCGGCCCGGGACAGAAAACGCCTGATTCGGAACCGCCGCAGGGACTCGACTGGGATTTTTACTGCGGTCCGGCGCAATTACAGCCTTATAACAAAACCATGCACCCGCGCGGTTTCCGGAACTATCTCAATTTTGCCAACGGAACATTAGGCGACTGGGGCATTCACTGGCTCGACCAGGTTTTGTGGTGGTCCGAACAAAAATATCCGAAGAAAATTTATTCAACTGGTGGGCGGGCCATCCGCCAGGACAGTACGGATGCACCCGACCATCAGGTGGCGGTTTATGATTTTGATGGTTTTACGCTGGAATGGGAACACCGGAATTTTGCCGCAAACAATGCAGAGAAAACACATCCGCAGCAGGCAGTAGGCGTTTATTTCTACGGAACGGAAGGCACCTTCCATATGGGCTGGCTGGACGGGTGGACATTTTACCCGACAGATCCAAAGAAACCTATCATTCACGAGGATGCCAGGCTTAACAAGCCGGACGACCAGAATATTAAGGAACTTTGGGCCAATTTCATTGAATCCATCAAGACGAATAAGCCGCCAATTTGTGAAATTGAGATCGGGCAGCGTTCAACCAATGTGGCGCTGCTGGGCATGCTCTCGCTAAAATTAGGCAGAAGCATCGTCTGGGACGGGGAAAAAGAGACGATTGAAGGTGATCCCGAAGCGAATAAGCTTTTGAGCAGGGAATACCGGGGAGAATGGAAATATCCGCAGGCATAA
- a CDS encoding acetylxylan esterase: protein MKNRFLPLAALFWLSLLTAIAQPARRPVEVIVTMDRDDWTYKTGDKVQFLVTVMRNGNMVKNASVRYEIGLEKLDPTIKETKTAADGKLTIDGGTLKTPGFLRCIAWVTVDGNEYRGLATAGFDPQKIEPTVANPQDFDTFWATAKQELAAVPMDAKMTLLPERCTEKVNVYHLNLQNNRKGVRVYGILSIPKKEGKYPALLRVPGAGVRAYYGDVATAENNIITLEIGIHGIPVTMDPSVYLDMGQGFLNGYPAYNMDDRDKFYYKRVYLGCVRANDFLTSLPQYDGTNLAVTGGSQGGALSIITAGLDPRVKWLGAFYPALSDVTGYLHGRAGGWPHYFDKNGVKWNNTKEKVATVAYYDVVNFARRVKVPGFYIWGYNDETCPPTSMYAAYNVTTAPKELKLFLDTGHWTYQEEKDIMNNWLIEKLTKK, encoded by the coding sequence ATGAAAAATCGTTTTTTACCATTAGCCGCGCTTTTCTGGCTCTCATTATTAACTGCTATCGCACAGCCCGCAAGGCGCCCTGTGGAAGTGATCGTTACCATGGACCGGGATGACTGGACTTACAAAACCGGCGACAAAGTGCAATTCCTGGTGACTGTGATGAGAAATGGAAATATGGTAAAAAATGCTTCTGTACGCTACGAGATCGGTTTGGAAAAATTGGATCCAACCATTAAGGAAACCAAAACAGCCGCTGACGGCAAACTGACCATTGACGGCGGAACACTCAAGACGCCTGGCTTCCTGAGATGCATTGCATGGGTTACCGTGGACGGAAACGAATATCGCGGCCTGGCCACAGCTGGTTTTGACCCTCAAAAAATTGAACCGACCGTTGCTAACCCACAGGATTTCGACACATTCTGGGCGACGGCTAAACAAGAACTTGCCGCCGTTCCCATGGACGCAAAAATGACGCTCCTGCCCGAACGTTGTACTGAAAAGGTGAATGTGTATCACCTTAACCTGCAAAACAACCGGAAAGGCGTCCGCGTTTATGGTATTCTGAGCATTCCAAAAAAAGAAGGAAAATATCCTGCATTACTGAGGGTTCCCGGCGCAGGCGTGAGAGCTTACTATGGCGATGTAGCCACTGCCGAGAACAACATTATTACACTGGAAATCGGCATTCACGGCATTCCCGTGACAATGGATCCTTCGGTGTATTTGGATATGGGCCAGGGATTTTTGAATGGTTATCCTGCTTATAATATGGATGATCGCGATAAGTTTTATTATAAAAGGGTTTACCTCGGCTGCGTGCGTGCCAACGATTTCCTGACCAGCCTGCCGCAATATGACGGGACCAACCTCGCTGTAACCGGCGGAAGCCAAGGAGGCGCATTATCCATCATCACAGCCGGGCTCGATCCGCGCGTGAAATGGCTGGGCGCATTTTACCCTGCATTGAGCGACGTGACAGGTTACCTGCACGGACGCGCGGGCGGCTGGCCGCATTATTTTGATAAGAACGGTGTAAAATGGAATAATACGAAAGAAAAAGTGGCGACGGTGGCTTACTATGATGTGGTGAATTTCGCCAGAAGGGTTAAAGTGCCGGGATTTTATATCTGGGGATATAATGATGAAACCTGCCCTCCTACTTCCATGTACGCGGCCTATAATGTTACCACTGCGCCAAAAGAGCTGAAACTTTTCCTGGACACCGGGCACTGGACCTACCAGGAAGAAAAGGATATCATGAACAACTGGCTGATTGAAAAACTCACGAAAAAATAG
- the rluF gene encoding 23S rRNA pseudouridine(2604) synthase RluF produces the protein MIRINKYISETGFCSRREADKLVEQGRVMLNGRTAVLGDKASAEDEVKIDGKPLKVRKASVYIAFNKPVGITCTTERDVKGNIIDYIRHPERIFPIGRLDKPSEGLIFLTSDGDIVNKILRAGNNHEKEYVVTVDKQITPEFVAKMSAGVPVLGTITKKCYVKKEGSHVFTIILTQGLNRQIRRMCEYLGYRVTKLKRVRIMNVTLDDLPTGKWRNLTAEELQTINAAVESSVKTEEGSYLSGWEE, from the coding sequence TTGATCAGGATTAATAAATACATCAGCGAAACAGGTTTTTGTTCAAGGCGGGAAGCGGATAAGCTGGTGGAACAAGGCCGCGTTATGCTGAACGGCAGAACGGCTGTTCTGGGTGATAAGGCTTCGGCCGAGGATGAAGTAAAAATTGATGGTAAGCCGCTGAAAGTCAGGAAAGCATCGGTTTATATTGCATTTAACAAACCTGTGGGCATAACGTGCACAACGGAGCGCGATGTGAAGGGAAACATCATTGATTACATCCGGCATCCCGAACGCATTTTCCCGATTGGCCGACTGGACAAACCTTCCGAAGGGCTTATTTTCCTGACCAGCGATGGCGACATTGTGAACAAGATATTAAGGGCCGGAAACAACCACGAAAAGGAATATGTGGTAACCGTCGATAAGCAGATAACGCCAGAATTTGTCGCTAAAATGTCGGCCGGCGTTCCCGTCCTGGGCACGATTACCAAAAAGTGTTACGTCAAAAAGGAAGGCAGCCATGTTTTCACCATTATCCTGACCCAGGGCCTGAACCGACAGATCCGGCGCATGTGCGAATATCTGGGCTATCGCGTGACGAAACTGAAACGGGTCAGGATCATGAATGTTACACTGGATGATTTGCCCACCGGGAAATGGCGAAACCTGACAGCTGAGGAATTGCAGACGATTAACGCTGCTGTGGAGAGTTCTGTGAAAACAGAGGAAGGTTCATATCTCTCCGGCTGGGAAGAGTAG